From the Saccharomyces paradoxus chromosome XIV, complete sequence genome, one window contains:
- the PIK1 gene encoding 1-phosphatidylinositol 4-kinase (Phosphatidylinositol 4-kinase~similar to YNL267W): protein MHKASSSKKSFDDTIELKKNEQLLKLINSSEFTLHNCVELLCKHSENIGIHYYLCQKLATFPHSELQFYIPQLVQVLVTMETESMALEDLLLRLRAENPHFALLTFWQLQALLTDLSTDPASYGFQVARRVLNNLQTNLFNTNSGNDKNVKIHENVAPALVLSSMIMSAIALPQLSEVTKPLVESQGGRQKAFVFKLARSAMKDFTKNMTLKNTLLNKKTSRSKRVNSNRSSTPTSPIDLIDPIKTKEDASFRKSRHSEVKLDFDIVDDIGNQVFEERISSSIILPKRKPKFLDNSYVHRTYDGKNINRDETILKTGKTIDGKISDYVSSKGFNDENANNVDETGGETEEDTDALNSDQFTSSMPDLHNIQPRLSSASFASLEGTPKLNRTNSQPLSRQAVKKGKKANSSLSQEIDLTQLSTTSKIKMLKANYFRCETQFAIALETISQRLARVPTEARLSALRAELFLLNRDLPAEVDIPTLLPPNKKGKLHKLVTITANEAQVLNSAEKVPYLLLIEYLRDEFDFDPTSETNERLLKKINSNQGGLIFDLNYMNRKDNDNKNESTLASISTRSSVYDNSTFNNRISRNENLSDTSRNDSASTAQVRTEVNKEEDLGDMSMVKVKNRTDDEAYRNALVLQSAASVPILSDDSQDRSPELNFGSNLDEVLIENGINSKKIHSQTDALADQMRVSAVMLAQLDKSPQQLSESTKQIRAQIISSMKEVQDKFGYHDLEALHGMAGERKLENDLMTGGIDTSYLGEDWATKKERIRKTSEYGHFENWDLCSVIAKTGDDLRQEAFAYQMIQAMANIWVKEKVDVWVKRMKILITSANTGLVETITNAMSVHSIKKALTKKMIEDAELDDKGGIASLNDHFLRAFGNPNGFKYRRAQDNFASSLAAYSVICYLLQVKDRHNGNIMIDNEGHVSHIDFGFMLSNSPGSVGFEAAPFKLTYEYVELLGGVEGEAFKKFVELTKSSFKALRKYADQIVSMCEIMQKDNMQPCFDAGEQTSVQLRQRFQLDLSEKEVDDFVENFLIGKSLGSIYTRIYDQFQLITQGIYS, encoded by the coding sequence ATGCATAAAGCATCCAGTTCAAAGAAAAGCTTTGATGATACCATtgaactaaaaaaaaatgaacaGTTACTGAAACTGATTAACTCTAGTGAATTCACTCTTCACAATTGTGTGGAGTTGCTATGCAAGCATTCCGAGAATATTGGTATTCATTACTATTTATGTCAGAAATTGGCCACATTTCCTCACAGCGAACTACAGTTCTATATACCTCAACTAGTACAGGTACTGGTCACCATGGAGACAGAGTCAATGGCTTTAGAAGATTTGCTATTAAGGTTGAGAGCGGAGAATCCTCATTTTGCACTACTGACATTTTGGCAGTTACAGGCGTTATTAACGGATTTATCTACTGACCCCGCTTCTTATGGTTTCCAAGTGGCTAGGAGAGTCTTAAACAACTTACAAaccaatcttttcaatacgAACTCCGGTAACGATAAAAATGTTAAAATACATGAAAACGTTGCACCTGCCTTAGTTCTTTCCTCTATGATTATGTCGGCAATAGCATTGCCACAATTAAGCGAAGTCACCAAGCCATTGGTGGAATCTCAAGGTGGAAGACAAAAagcttttgttttcaaattggCTAGAAGTGCAATGAAGGATTTCACCAAAAACATGACCCTGAAAAACACCCTACTAAACAAGAAAACCTCCAGATCCAAAAGAGTCAATTCAAACCGCAGCTCAACTCCAACTTCTCCGATAGATTTAATAGATCCAATAAAAACTAAAGAAGATGCATCATTTAGGAAATCCAGACATAGTGAGGTAAAATTGGATTTCGACATCGTAGATGATATAGGTAACCAAGTCTTTGAAGAGCGAATCTCATCCTCAATCATACTGCCAAAACGCAAGCCCAAGTTTTTGGATAATTCGTACGTCCATAGAACGTATGATGGCAAAAATATCAACAGGGATGAAACCATCTTGAAAACCGGAAAAACTATAGATGGAAAAATAAGTGATTACGTTTCTTCAAAGGGAtttaatgatgaaaatgctaACAATGTCGATGAAACTGGTGGAGAAACGGAGGAGGACACGGACGCTCTAAACTCCGACCAATTCACCAGTTCTATGCCAGATCTGCATAATATTCAACCAAGGCTATCTTCTGCTTCGTTTGCTTCTTTGGAGGGAACACCCAAATTAAACAGGACTAATTCCCAACCCCTTTCACGCCAAGCAGtcaaaaaaggtaaaaaggCGAACTCCTCTTTGAGTCAAGAGATTGACTTGACTCAGCTATCGACtacttcaaaaattaaaatgtTAAAAGCAAATTATTTTCGTTGTGAGACACAATTTGCCATTGCACTAGAAACAATATCTCAAAGGTTAGCTCGAGTACCGACAGAAGCCAGATTGAGTGCCTTGCGCGCAGAGTTATTTCTATTAAATAGAGACCTACCAGCAGAAGTGGATATCCCGACTTTATTACCaccaaataaaaaaggaaagttGCATAAATTAGTGACTATTACTGCTAATGAAGCACAGGTTTTGAACTCTGCAGAAAAAGTTCCATATTTACTTCTGATAGAATACTTGAGGGAcgaatttgattttgatcCAACAAGCGAAACCAATGAAAGGCTATTAAAGAAGATCAATAGTAACCAAGGAGGCTTAATATTTGATTTGAATTATATGAATAGAAAGGACAACGATAACAAAAATGAGAGTACTCTTGCTAGCATAAGCACTCGATCTTCAGTATATGATAACAGCACGTTTAACAACAGAATATCCCGTAATGAAAATTTATCCGATACTTCAAGGAATGATTCGGCCTCTACAGCCCAAGTTAGAACTGAAGTTAATAAAGAGGAAGATTTGGGTGATATGTCAATGGTAAAAGTCAAAAACAGAACTGATGATGAGGCGTATAGAAATGCTTTAGTATTACAGAGTGCTGCAAGTGTTCCAATTTTATCTGATGATAGTCAAGACAGAAGCCCAGAGTTGAACTTTGGTTCGAACTTAGATGAAGTACTCATTGAGAATGGAATTAATAGCAAAAAAATCCATAGTCAAACTGACGCTTTAGCAGACCAGATGAGAGTTTCAGCTGTTATGTTAGCGCAATTAGATAAGTCGCCACAGCAGTTATCAGAAAGTACAAAACAGATTCGCGCCCAAATTATTTCATCAATGAAGGAGGTGCAGGATAAATTTGGTTATCATGATTTGGAAGCCCTTCATGGGATGGCAGGTGAgagaaaattggaaaacGATCTAATGACAGGTGGTATCGATACTTCATATCTGGGTGAGGATTGGGCCACAAAGAAAGAGCGGATACGAAAAACTTCAGAGTATGGCCACTTCGAAAACTGGGATTTATGTTCTGTAATCGCTAAGACGGGTGATGATTTGAGACAGGAGGCATTTGCATACCAGATGATTCAAGCAATGGCCAATATTTgggttaaagaaaaagttgacGTTTGGGttaaaagaatgaaaattttaattaCTAGTGCAAATACGGGACTTGTGGAGACCATCACAAATGCTATGTCCGTGCATAGTATTAAGAAGGCCttaaccaaaaaaatgatcGAAGATGCGGAACTGGATGACAAGGGTGGTATTGCCTCTCTGAATGATCACTTCCTTAGAGCTTTTGGTAATCCAAATGGTTTTAAGTATAGAAGAGCACAGGACAACTTTGCTTCCTCGTTAGCCGCATATTCTGTCATTTGCTATCTCTTGCAGGTTAAAGATAGACACAACGGTAATATTATGATCGATAACGAGGGCCATGTAAGTCACATCGACTTTGGGTTTATGCTATCGAATTCACCTGGCTCAGTGGGGTTTGAAGCTGCACCGTTTAAACTGACTTACGAATATGTTGAACTGCTAGGAGGAGTAGAAGGGGAAGCTTTTAAAAAGTTTGTTGAACTGACGAAAAGTTCATTTAAAGCTTTGAGAAAGTATGCTGATCAAATTGTATCAATGTGTGAGATCATGCAAAAGGACAACATGCAGCCTTGTTTCGATGCTGGCGAACAAACGAGTGTACAACTACGACAAAGGTTCCAATTGGACCTGtcagaaaaagaagttgatGACTTCGtagaaaactttttgataGGCAAATCTTTGGGTAGTATTTACACCAGAATATATGACCAATTTCAACTTATCACGCAGGGTATATATAGTTGA
- the IST1 gene encoding Ist1p (Protein with positive role in the multivesicular body sorting pathway~similar to YNL265C) — translation MAPSIIPFNIKLKTCLKMCIQRLRYAQDKQQAIAKQSRRQVAQLLLTNKEQKAHYRVETLIHDDMHIELLEILELYCELLLARVQVINDISTEEQLVKEHMEDGINEALRSLIYAILYVDEVKELSQLKDLMAWKLNAEFVNGVITDHIDVPDKIMQKCSPSVPEEELVDLYLKEIAKTYDVPYSKLDNPLSSSSSNVSSDFNGPSGNVKDNDEERPILALDNDDNDNADAKHPITIKKPRQNSENINNELKIPKDIKNEVTDKKQSEKKTTKRKTKKEQENDELDELKKRFDALRR, via the exons atggCTCCTTCAATAATTCCGTTTAAT ATCAAGCTTAAAACATGCTTGAAAATGTGTATTCAAAGGCTAAGATATGCACAAGATAAGCAACAAGCGATTGCCAAGCAGTCCCGGAGACAGGTCGCACAGTTGCTATTAACAAATAAAGAACAGAAGGCGCATTATCGTGTTGAGACGCTGATTCATGATGATATGCATATTGAGCTATTAGAGATATTGGAACTCTATTGTGAATTACTATTGGCTAGAGTGCAGGTAATAAATGATATTTCTACCGAGGAACAGCTTGTCAAGGAGCACATGGAAGATGGCATCAACGAAGCTCTCAGGTCCTTAATCTATGCCATTCTTTATGTTGATGAAGTCAAGGAACTTAGTcaattgaaagatttaATGGCTTGGAAATTAAACGCAGAGTTCGTTAATGGAGTCATAACGGATCACATCGATGTTCCTGATAAGATCATGCAAAAATGCTCTCCCTCAGTgccagaagaagaactaGTTGATCTGTATTTGAAGGAAATCGCGAAGACGTACGATGTGCCATATAGCAAATTGGACAATCCCTTgtcttcgtcatcttctaaCGTTTCGTCAGACTTCAATGGCCCCTCAGGAAATGTCAAAGATAACGACGAAGAGAGGCCTATCCTAGCCTTagataatgatgataatgacaatGCAGATGCTAAACACCCTATCACTATTAAAAAGCCTAGACAGAATAGcgaaaatataaacaacGAACTTAAGATTCCAaaagatatcaaaaatgaagTAACCGACAAAAAGCAatcagaaaagaaaaccacaaaaagaaagactaAAAAAGAGCaggaaaatgatgaacTGGACGAGTTAAAGAAACGCTTCGATGCTTTACGCAGATAA
- the YIF1 gene encoding protein transporter YIF1 (Integral membrane protein~similar to YNL263C) — protein sequence MSYNPYAYATSEQNGVNDRFAHTAQQQQPMQMPRNMPVNGQVNANANANANVNGGGGGFPFQDPRGSMAFQLGQSAFSNFIGQDNFNQFQETVNKATSNAAGSQQISTYFQVSTRYVINKLKLILIPFLNGTKNWQRIMDSGNFLPPRDDVNSPDMYMPIMGLVTYILIWNTQQGLKGSFNPEDLYYKLSSTLAFVCLDLFILKLGLYLLIDSKIPSFSLVELLCYVGYKFVPLILAQLLTNVTMPFNMTILIKFYLFIAFGVFLLRSVKFNLLSRSGAEDDDIHVSISKSTVKKCNYFLFVYGFIWQNVLMWLMG from the coding sequence ATGTCTTATAATCCGTATGCGTATGCAACAAGTGAGCAGAATGGCGTTAATGACCGCTTTGCCCACACTgcacaacagcaacaaccaATGCAAATGCCGAGGAACATGCCCGTTAATGGCCAAGTTAATGCGAATGCAAATGCAAATGCAAACGTAAATGGTGGTGGTGGCGGTTTCCCATTCCAAGATCCTCGTGGTTCGATGGCGTTTCAACTAGGACAGAGTgcattttctaattttatTGGCCAGGACAACTTCAACCAGTTCCAAGAAACGGTCAATAAAGCCACTTCAAACGCTGCCGGCTCTCAACAAATTTCCACGTATTTTCAAGTTAGCACCCGTTATGTGATCAATAAATTGAAACTAATTCTAATTCCGTTCCTTAACGGTACCAAGAATTGGCAACGGATTATGGACTCTGGCAACTTTTTGCCACCAAGGGATGACGTGAACTCCCCAGATATGTACATGCCTATCATGGGATTAGTTACCTACATTCTCATCTGGAATACACAGCAAGGTCTGAAGGGTTCGTTCAATCCCGAGGACTTATACTACAAACTTTCTTCTACTCTAGCGTTTGTCTGCTTGGATCTATTCATCTTGAAGCTTGGTTTGTATCTATTGATCGATTCTAAGATTCCAAGCTTTAGTTTGGTCGAACTGTTGTGTTATGTCGGTTACAAATTCGTACCATTGATCCTCGCTCAGCTTTTGACCAATGTGACGATGCCATTCAATATGACTATTTTAATAAAGTTTTACTTGTTTATTGCCTTTGGCGTATTCCTACTAAGATCCGTCAAGTTCAATTTGCTAAGTCGCTCCGGTGCTGAAGACGATGATATACACGTTTCCATCAGCAAATCAACCGTCAAGAAGTGCAATTACTTCCTATTCGTCTACGGCTTCATTTGGCAAAACGTTCTAATGTGGCTAATGGGGTAA
- the PDR17 gene encoding phosphatidylinositol transporter (Phosphatidylinositol transfer protein (PITP)~similar to YNL264C) — MGLFSRKRDHTPAVPKEKLIPCDKIFLDPPAKYGNAAPLESISEDQNEKYRAVLGHFQDDSLELPENLSDLDNGTHANARPLSDWEKFWLSRECFLRYLRANKWNTANAIKGLTKTLVWRREIGLTHGKEDKEPLTAEKVAVENETGKEVILGFDNAKRPLYYMKNGRQNTESSFRQVQQLIYMMETAVTVAPQGVEKITVLVDFKSYKEPGIITDKAPPISIARMCLNVMQDHYPERLAKCVLINIPWFAWAFLKMMYPFLDPATKAKAIFDEPFENHIEPSQLDALYNGLLDFKYKHEIYWPDMVKKVDDLRLKRFDRFLKFGGIVGLSEYDIKGQHDELRYPVDMVI; from the coding sequence ATGGgtcttttttcaagaaaacgGGATCATACGCCTGCTGTGCCTAAGGAGAAACTTATTCCATGTGATAAGATATTCTTGGACCCTCCTGCCAAGTATGGTAACGCAGCTCCACTAGAATCAATCTCCGAAgatcaaaatgaaaaatatagagCTGTCTTGGGACATTTCCAGGATGATAGCCTGGAATTGCCAGAAAACCTCAGTGACCTTGATAATGGGACACATGCCAATGCGAGACCCTTGAGTGATTGGGAAAAATTTTGGCTTTCTAGAGAGTGTTTCTTAAGGTATCTAAGAGCCAATAAATGGAACACCGCGAATGCTATAAAAGGCCTGACCAAAACCTTGGTGTGGAGGAGAGAAATTGGACTTACACATggcaaagaagataaagaacCTCTCACTGCAGAAAAAGTTGCCGTTGAGAACGAAACTGGTAAAGAAGTTATTTTGGGTTTTGATAACGCTAAAAGACCTCTATATTACATGAAAAATGGTCGTCAGAATACAGAATCTTCCTTTAGACAAGTCCAACAATTGATTTACATGATGGAGACTGCAGTAACTGTAGCTCCTCAAGGCGTGGAAAAGATCACGGTCTTAGTAGATTTCAAAAGCTATAAAGAACCAGGTATAATCACTGATAAAGCTCCACCCATTTCTATTGCTAGGATGTGTTTGAACGTCATGCAAGATCATTATCCTGAAAGGTTAGCTAAATGTGTCTTGATTAATATCCCATGGTTTGCGTGGgctttcttgaaaatgatgTATCCATTCCTTGACCCTGCCACTAAGGCGAAGGCCATATTCGACGAACCATTTGAAAATCACATAGAGCCATCTCAGCTAGATGCTCTATACAATGGTCTTTTGGATTTCAAGTATAAACATGAAATTTATTGGCCAGATATGGTTAAGAAAGTTGATGATTTACGATTGAAACGTTTTGATAGATTTTTAAAGTTTGGGGGCATTGTGGGATTAAGTGAATATGACATCAAGGGCCAACATGACGAGTTAAGATATCCCGTTGATATGGTCATCTAA